From the Mycoplasma putrefaciens KS1 genome, the window TATGATAACAATTCCTATGAACTACAGTGCTCTTGGTGGAACTGTTGATTTTACTAGTACAACTCAATTCACTAACACTAGTAGTGAAAATGCTAAGATAGTTGCTGATTTTTTCAATTCTCTAGATGCAAATACAATTAATACATTAAAAGCTGAAGGACAAGAAAAAATTTGATTAAGTTGAATTACTGCTTTAGGAGAAGTTAAGAGACGATGAGCTGATTATGCAACTAAAACTAATTCTTCACTATCAATGCAAGAAGCTTATAAAGTAGTTTTAGATTCTGTTACTCCAGTTAGATTCAAAGTTGGTCAGATGATAACTTCATCTGGTTCACTAATTGGAGCGGGTGCCGGAATGTTATTTGCAATTCCTAAAAATAAACGTGCAAAATATAGTTCAATTTACTTATCAGGAATGGCTGCTTGTTTTTTAACCGGGGTTACTGAACCTGTTGAATTTATCTTTATGTTTTCAGCACCAATTTTATACGTAATTCACGCTGTTTTAACAGGATTAGCATTTGGATTAAGTGATTTTATACCAATGAGAATTCATGCTTTTGGTGGGATTGAAACTATTATTAAATATTTATTTGTCTTTGGTCCAACTTCAATTAGAGGTATTGGATTAGATGGAATTTTATGAATTCAAGGATTATGACTATTATTAGTTACTATTGGGTTTGGTGGAATTTATTTTGTGGTATTTCATTCATATACCAAAGTATTTAAACCTGCAATTCCTGGATTTACAAATGATGAAGAAATTAAAAAACAAAACTCTAAGCAAGAGACAATTAGTATAGATTCGTCTAAAAATAATGTTAATAGCAATGCAACAATCGATATTATTGTTAAGCTTTTAGGTGGATATGATAATTTAGATGATGTTGATGCTTGTATGACTAGATTAAGAGTTAAAGTCAAAGATAAATCTAAAGTTGAAAATAAATTCAAAGAACTAACTAATGCCGTTGGTGTTGTCGAAAAAGGCAATTCATTACAAATTATTTATGGGCCTGTAGCTGATAACTACAAAAATGAAATTTTAGAAAGAATGGAAAATCATCAAAATGCCAAAACCAAATAATATTACTAAAGAAATGTTAGAGTACTCATTTCCAATAAAAAAAAGAATTTTTGATCCTCAAAATGAGTATTGAGCAACTACTAAAGTTTCTGATATTTGAACTAACTCAGAAGATCTTTTTATTGAAATAACTTTTTCAAATTTACAAAAAGCAACTTTTCAAATCCAACTTTTTGAATCAAATATTATTAATCTTAAACTTTCACAAAAACAAATTGATAAAGTTTTTGATGATCATATAAATAAAAAACTAACTAAAAAAAGTATTAATTTTACTAAAACAGATCAACAAGTTACTATTAATTTAGAAAATGATGAAAAATTAGTTTTTAATATAAATCCTTTTATGTTAATGTTATTAGACAAAAATAATAATATTAAAACTAAAACAACATTAAGAAGTGGATATCAATTTTTTGAAGGTTTTGTTAATCCTAATCTAGGAATAGAAGTTAATCAAAATAAAGAACATAGATTCTTTGTGTCATTTGATATTGAAAATGATGAAAAATTCTATGGACTTGGTGAAAAATTTAGACCATTTGTTAAAAATGGAGTTGAATCTGTAATTTGAAATACTGATAGTTCTTGTGTAACTAATAATGATTTAGCTTATAACGGTTTACCTTTATTATATTCAACTAATAAGTGGGGATTTTTAGTAAATACAAGTTCTAAAACCACATTTGAAATAGGTTCTCCAACAACTGATATTCTATCTTTTAAAGTTGATCAAGATTATTTAGATTTATATTTATTTAGTAATA encodes:
- a CDS encoding PTS transporter subunit EIIC, encoding MKKILDFKKAKERNVHAFFSKFAKSILTFVALLPAAGLTIILGKIIGPLGLGNIKQVSTVFNQIGGVIENVGWAAFTHMGVLFAVAIGGTWAKNRYGGSFAAAFSYFILLAVGSSMFITRTVTDETGETHVEFLNYILGRWERQDLFFGLQEGVLSIRYDAMGGIGMGFVGAMIYNKYYNFDKLPKALSFFNGSRFVPFMVILIVLPLSVIIGLFWPLVQTGINALGNFVVKRQDIKFLMPFIYGTSERLLLPFGLHHMITIPMNYSALGGTVDFTSTTQFTNTSSENAKIVADFFNSLDANTINTLKAEGQEKIWLSWITALGEVKRRWADYATKTNSSLSMQEAYKVVLDSVTPVRFKVGQMITSSGSLIGAGAGMLFAIPKNKRAKYSSIYLSGMAACFLTGVTEPVEFIFMFSAPILYVIHAVLTGLAFGLSDFIPMRIHAFGGIETIIKYLFVFGPTSIRGIGLDGILWIQGLWLLLVTIGFGGIYFVVFHSYTKVFKPAIPGFTNDEEIKKQNSKQETISIDSSKNNVNSNATIDIIVKLLGGYDNLDDVDACMTRLRVKVKDKSKVENKFKELTNAVGVVEKGNSLQIIYGPVADNYKNEILERMENHQNAKTK